The Streptomyces sp. NBC_01268 genome segment AGGCCCGGGACACACACCCGGTAGACGAGGTCCTGCCCCCACTGAAGATGCTCACCAGCGGCCTCCAGCACGTGGCCGCCATGTACGCGGGGGTCGTCGCCCCGCCGCTGATCGTCGGAGCGGCCGTGGGCCTCTCCGGAACCGAACTCACGTTCCTCACCGGAGCGAGTCTCTTCACCGCCGGACTCGCCACCTTCCTGCAGACCCTCGGCGTCTGGAAGATCGGCGCCCGGCTGCCGTTCGTCAACGGCGTCACCTTCGCCGGCGTCGCCCCGATGCTCGCCATCGCCGACACCACGAAGGACAAGGCCGACGCCCTGCCGGTGATCTTCGGCGCGATCATCGTCGCCGGACTCCTCGGCTTCCTCGCCGCCCCCTTCTTCTCCCGGCTCGTGCGGTTCTTCCCGCCGGTCGTCACCGGCTCCGTGATCACCCTCATCGGGGTCTCCCTCCTCCCGGTCGCCTTCGGCTGGGCCCAGGGGCCCAACCCCCAGGCGGACGACTACGGTTCGACCACCTTCCTGTCCCTCGCGGGCGTCACCCTCGTGATCGTGCTGCTGCTGCGGCGCTTCACCCGCGGCTTCCTCAAGCAGGTCGCCGTCCTCGTCGGCCTCGTCGTCGGCACGCTCATCGCGATACCGTTCGGCGTCACCGACTTCACACCGGTGACGGAGGCGGACATCGTCGGCTTCCCGAGCCCGTTCCACTTCGGCGCACCCCAGTTCGCGGTCGCCGCGATCATCTCCATGTGCGTGGTCATGCTGGTCTCCATGACCGAGTCGACCGCCGACATGCTGGCGCTCGGCGAGATCGTCGAGCGGCCGGCCGACGAGAAGACGATCGCGGCCGGACTGCGCGCCGACACCCTCGGCTCCGCGCTCAGCCCGCTCTTCAACGGCTTCATGTGCAGCGCCTTCGCCCAGAACATCGGCCTGGTCGCCATGACCCGGATCCGCAGCCGCTTCGTGGTCGCCTGCGGCGGCGGCTTCCTGGTCCTCATGGGCCTGTCGCCGGTGGCCGCCTCGCTGATATCGGTCGTGCCCCGGCCGGTCCTCGGCGGCGCGGGCATCGTCCTCTTCGGCTCGGTCGCCGCGAGCGGCATCCAGACCCTGGCCAAGGCCGGCCTGGAGAAGGACAACAACGTGCTGATCGTCGCCGTCTCGCTCGCCGTCGGCATCATCCCGATCACGAAGCCGGAGTTCTACCACGCCTTCCCGGAGACCGCGAAGATCATCCTGGACTCCGGCATCTCCACCGGCTGTGTCGCGGCCGTCCTGCTCAACCTGGTCTTCAACCACCTGGGCAAGCGCCGTGACGACGACACCGTGACCGCGCCGATGGAGCCCGGCGACGAGATCTCCGAGACCAGAACGGCCAAGGCGGCGCACGTCCACTGAGCCACCGTCCGCAGCCCCCGCCCGCCCCGGGCCCCGCGCATGCCGCGGGGCCCGGGGCGGTGGTGCTGGTCAACCCCAACACCTCCACGGCGACCACCCGGATGATGGCCTCCCTCGCCCGCCGCGCCCTCGCGGGCACCGGTCTGCCGGTCCGGGGCGTGACCGCCGCGCACGGCCCGACGATGCTGACCGACCCGGCCACCCTGCGCGCCGCGGTCCCGCACACCGTGGCCGCCGCGCGCGCCGCCCTGGCCGAGGGCGGCGCCGCGGCCCTGATCGTGGGCGCGTTCGGCGATCCGGGCGTGGCCGAGCTGCGGGCGGCCGTCGGGGAGGCCCTCCCCGTCGTCGGCATCGGAGAGGCCGCCCTCGCCGAAGCCGCGGCCGACGGGCGCCGCTTCGGCGTCGCCACGACCACCCCGCTCCTCGCGGACGCGATCACCGGCCACGTCGAGCGGCTCGGCCTCGGCCCGGGATACACCGGCACCCGATGCACCGCCGGCGACCCCCGGCGCCTCACCGCCCACCCCGAAGCGCTGCTCACCGCCCTGGAGGACGCCGTCCGCACCTGCGTCCTGCGGGACGGCGCGGAGGCGGTCGTCATCGGCGGTGGCCCACTGGGCGACGCCGCCGCCGCCCTGCGCACCCGCCTGCCCGTCCCCGTCATCGCCCCGATCCCGGCGGCCTGTACCCGGGTCGCCCGGCTCCTGGCCGCCGCCGGGGCCTGACCGCCGCTCATCCCCCGCACCGCCCTCA includes the following:
- a CDS encoding aspartate/glutamate racemase family protein, yielding MVLVNPNTSTATTRMMASLARRALAGTGLPVRGVTAAHGPTMLTDPATLRAAVPHTVAAARAALAEGGAAALIVGAFGDPGVAELRAAVGEALPVVGIGEAALAEAAADGRRFGVATTTPLLADAITGHVERLGLGPGYTGTRCTAGDPRRLTAHPEALLTALEDAVRTCVLRDGAEAVVIGGGPLGDAAAALRTRLPVPVIAPIPAACTRVARLLAAAGA
- a CDS encoding nucleobase:cation symporter-2 family protein; its protein translation is MLTSGLQHVAAMYAGVVAPPLIVGAAVGLSGTELTFLTGASLFTAGLATFLQTLGVWKIGARLPFVNGVTFAGVAPMLAIADTTKDKADALPVIFGAIIVAGLLGFLAAPFFSRLVRFFPPVVTGSVITLIGVSLLPVAFGWAQGPNPQADDYGSTTFLSLAGVTLVIVLLLRRFTRGFLKQVAVLVGLVVGTLIAIPFGVTDFTPVTEADIVGFPSPFHFGAPQFAVAAIISMCVVMLVSMTESTADMLALGEIVERPADEKTIAAGLRADTLGSALSPLFNGFMCSAFAQNIGLVAMTRIRSRFVVACGGGFLVLMGLSPVAASLISVVPRPVLGGAGIVLFGSVAASGIQTLAKAGLEKDNNVLIVAVSLAVGIIPITKPEFYHAFPETAKIILDSGISTGCVAAVLLNLVFNHLGKRRDDDTVTAPMEPGDEISETRTAKAAHVH